The Candidatus Obscuribacterales bacterium genome includes a window with the following:
- a CDS encoding VWA domain-containing protein yields MRVGLQAALNDVNLDAHQPSSQRQLAVSISAIAESLNRHAPLNLCLILDHSGSMNGKPLDIVKQAANRIVEQLSPGDRLSIVAFDHKAKVLLSNQHIENPAEVKVKLSQLRASGGTAIDEGMKLGIEELAKGKQDTISQAFLLTDGENEHGDNDRCLKLAELAATYNMTLSTLGFGDHWNQDVLEQISDAAGGTLSYIQTPDQAVSEFDRLFSRAQSVGLTNAYLTLTLGSHIRLADLKPIAQVSPDTVELAIIQEGDQYLARLGDLMVDAPRVVLVNLYAGQLPPGSQQIAGLQVRYDDPNSGKERLFSEAIPVVANVLEAFQPQVNPQVQQHVLALAKYRQTQIAEQKLKDGDRTGAATMLQSAAKTALQMGDEGAATVLQDNATRLQSGEELSESDRKKTRMVSKTMLQ; encoded by the coding sequence ATGCGAGTGGGATTACAAGCTGCTCTCAATGATGTCAATCTCGATGCTCATCAGCCCAGCAGCCAGCGACAACTGGCCGTCTCAATTTCGGCGATCGCTGAGTCGCTCAACCGCCATGCTCCCTTAAATCTTTGCCTGATTTTGGATCACAGCGGCTCCATGAATGGTAAACCGCTCGATATCGTCAAGCAGGCCGCCAACCGCATTGTGGAACAGCTTTCACCGGGCGATCGCCTCTCCATTGTGGCGTTTGATCACAAGGCTAAGGTCTTATTGTCCAATCAACACATTGAGAACCCTGCCGAGGTCAAGGTGAAGCTCAGTCAACTGCGGGCCAGTGGCGGCACAGCCATTGATGAAGGCATGAAGCTGGGCATTGAAGAGCTAGCCAAGGGCAAGCAGGACACCATTTCCCAAGCTTTCTTACTCACCGACGGGGAAAATGAGCATGGCGATAACGATCGCTGCCTCAAGCTAGCGGAGCTAGCCGCTACCTACAACATGACCCTCAGCACCCTGGGGTTTGGCGATCATTGGAACCAAGATGTCCTCGAACAGATTTCGGACGCAGCCGGTGGCACCCTGTCCTACATTCAAACCCCCGACCAGGCCGTGAGTGAGTTTGACCGGCTCTTCAGCCGCGCCCAGTCCGTAGGACTCACCAATGCCTATCTCACCCTCACCCTGGGCTCCCACATCCGTCTCGCCGATCTAAAACCCATTGCCCAAGTGTCGCCCGACACGGTTGAACTAGCGATTATCCAAGAAGGGGATCAATATTTAGCACGCCTAGGAGACCTGATGGTAGATGCACCTCGGGTAGTGCTAGTGAATCTCTATGCTGGACAGTTGCCTCCTGGCTCCCAGCAAATCGCCGGGCTGCAGGTGCGCTACGATGACCCCAACAGCGGCAAGGAACGACTCTTCTCTGAGGCCATTCCCGTGGTTGCCAATGTGCTGGAAGCTTTCCAACCCCAGGTGAATCCTCAAGTCCAGCAGCATGTCTTAGCCCTGGCCAAATACCGCCAGACGCAAATTGCTGAACAAAAGTTGAAGGATGGCGATCGCACCGGTGCTGCCACCATGCTCCAGTCGGCCGCTAAGACCGCACTACAAATGGGCGATGAAGGCGCTGCCACCGTCTTGCAAGACAACGCCACGCGCCTCCAGTCGGGGGAAGAACTCAGCGAGAGCGATCGCAAGAAAACCCGCATGGTCTCCAAAACGATGTTGCAGTAG
- a CDS encoding NAD(P)H-quinone oxidoreductase subunit N, producing the protein MALITTGKPFIRALEQHGALGLYIPLEGGAEGRYQRRLRAAGYGMEHLTARGLGDLSSYLLDVHGVRPAHLGKKCVDSDAAVGYTYYIPPIARYQLEQLPAKSKGLVLWLLEGHVLSRQELEFLANLPTLEPKLKVVIEMGGDRTFTWQPLKTVVQAA; encoded by the coding sequence ATGGCATTAATTACAACGGGTAAACCTTTCATTCGAGCCTTAGAACAGCATGGGGCTCTCGGCCTTTACATCCCCTTGGAGGGAGGAGCAGAGGGGCGGTATCAGCGGCGTCTGCGAGCGGCGGGCTATGGTATGGAACACCTGACTGCTCGGGGCTTAGGCGACTTGTCGTCCTACTTACTGGATGTCCATGGGGTGCGTCCGGCCCATTTGGGTAAAAAGTGTGTGGACAGCGATGCAGCGGTTGGGTACACCTACTATATTCCGCCGATCGCTCGCTATCAGCTTGAGCAGTTACCTGCCAAGTCGAAGGGATTAGTGCTGTGGTTGTTGGAGGGGCATGTGCTTTCGCGTCAAGAGCTAGAGTTTTTGGCGAACTTGCCGACTCTAGAACCCAAGTTAAAGGTGGTGATTGAGATGGGAGGCGATCGCACCTTCACCTGGCAACCTTTAAAGACAGTAGTGCAAGCCGCCTAG